A window of Primulina tabacum isolate GXHZ01 chromosome 4, ASM2559414v2, whole genome shotgun sequence contains these coding sequences:
- the LOC142543599 gene encoding receptor protein kinase-like protein ZAR1 encodes MLALVTFLILMLGNYGNVFVLSSLNDEGIALLSFKRSIKEDPEGSLNNWNNSDENPCSWNGITCRDQRVVSVSIPNKKLSGFLSASLGSLSELRHVNLRSNRFFGGLSSELLKAQGLQSLVLYGNSFSGNLPFEIGNLQYLLTLDLSQNFFNGSLPTSLIQCKRLRNLDVSQNNFSGSLPNGFGKNLVLLEKLDLSFNEFNESIPGDLGYLSNLQGTLDLSHNMFNGSIPSSLGNLPEKVYIDLTYNKLSGPIPQNGALINRGPTAFIGNPGLCGPPLKNLCSSDSEAGSSSSIPYLPSNDPTQGGENVGKGRGLSKASMIAIIVGDVIGICAIGLLFSYCYSRLRPRRERNNENAYGFEKGRKARKECLCFKKDESETLSENIEQYDLVPLDAQVAFDLDELLKASAFVLGKSGIGILYKVVLEDGLTLAVRRLGEGGSQRFKEFQTEVEAIGKLRHPNVVNLRAYYWSVDEKLLVYDFIPNGNLATAIHGKPGLVTFTPISWSTRLKIMKGVAKGMVYLHEYSPRKYVHGDLKPSNILLGPNMEPKISDFGLGQLANIAGASPTMQSRRMASEKPQQRQQTSSTASDTTTFVSASSFGLYYQAPEAVKMVKPSQKWDIYSYGVILLEMITGIGPLVQVGDTEMDLVHWMQQSIEEKKPLGDVLDPHLAHDVDKEEEMISVLKIAMACTQGSPEKRPSTRHVSDAMERIPISSD; translated from the exons ATGTTAGCTTTAGTAACTTTCTTGATCTTAATGCTTGGCAACTATGGTAATGTTTTTGTTTTGAGTTCTTTAAATGACGAAGGCATAGCTCTGTTGTCATTTAAGCGGTCCATTAAAGAAGATCCCGAGGGTTCACTCAATAATTGGAATAATTCTGATGAAAACCCTTGTTCTTGGAATGGTATCACGTGTAGAGATCAGAGGGTTGTCTCTGTTAGCATTCCGAATAAGAAACTCTCTGGATTTCTTTCTGCGTCACTTGGATCTTTATCCGAGCTTAGGCATGTTAACTTAAGGAGTAATAGGTTTTTTGGGGGCTTAAGTTCTGAGCTTCTCAAAGCCCAGGGACTGCAAAGTTTGGTGCTTTATGGTAATTCCTTCTCTGGGAATTTACCATTTGAGATTGGAAATCTTCAATATCTTCTGACTTTAGATTTATCACAAAATTTCTTTAATGGGTCCCTTCCCACTTCATTAATTCAGTGTAAAAGATTGAGAAATCTTGACGTTAGTCAGAATAATTTTAGTGGTTCTTTGCCGAATGGATTCGGGAAAAACTTGGTTTTGTTGGAAAAGCTTGATCTTTCATTCAATGAATTCAATGAGTCAATTCCTGGTGACTTGGGCTATCTGTCTAATTTACAAGGAACTCTGGATTTGTCTCATAATATGTTCAATGGTTCAATCCCATCCAGTCTTGGCAATCTTCCTGAGAAAGTTTATATTGATCTCACATATAACAAATTAAGTGGCCCGATTCCACAAAATGGTGCTCTAATCAACAGAGGACCAACTGCCTTCATTGGAAATCCTGGTCTTTGTGGTCCTCCATTGAAAAATCTCTGTTCTTCAGATAGTGAGGCGGGATCGTCTTCCTCGATTCCTTACTTACCTAGTAATGATCCTACTCAAGGTGGAGAAAATGTTGGAAAGGGACGGGGGCTGAGTAAAGCCTCTATGATCGCTATAATTGTGGGTGATGTGATTGGAATTTGCGCTATTGGTTTGCTTTTCTCATATTGTTATTCGAGGCTAAGGCCTCGTCGCGAAAGAAACAATGAAAATGCATATGGTTTTGAGAAGGGACGTAAGGCGAGAAAGGAATGTTTATGCTTCAAGAAAGATGAATCAGAGACTTTATCAGAAAATATAGAGCAGTATGATCTAGTGCCATTAGATGCACAAGTGGCATTTGATCTTGATGAGCTTCTGAAGGCATCTGCTTTTGTCCTCGGCAAAAGCGGTATTGGAATCCTATACAAGGTTGTGCTGGAGGATGGACTTACCCTGGCTGTGAGAAGATTGGGTGAAGGAGGTTCGCAAAGATTCAAAGAATTTCAGACTGAAGTTGAAGCAATTGGAAAGTTGAGACATCCAAATGTCGTAAATCTTCGAGCTTATTATTGGTCGGTGGACGAAAAGCTGTTGGTATACGATTTCATACCGAATGGGAACCTTGCTACTGCTATACATG GAAAGCCTGGGCTGGTGACATTTACGCCTATCTCATGGTCTACACGATTGAAAATAATGAAAGGAGTTGCAAAAGGCATGGTTTATCTACATGAATATAGTCCCAGGAAATACGTTCACGGCGATTTGAAGCCATCAAATATATTGCTCGGACCCAATATGGAACCCAAAATCTCCGATTTTGGCCTTGGACAACTCGCCAACATAGCTGGTGCATCCCCAACAATGCAATCGAGACGAATGGCCTCTGAGAAACCACAGCAAAGGCAACAAACCAGTAGCACAGCTTCAGATACTACAACCTTTGTCTCGGCTTCTTCTTTCGGCTTGTACTATCAAGCTCCTGAGGCTGTGAAAATGGTAAAACCATCTCAAAAATGGGATATCTACTCGTATGGGGTGATTTTACTTGAGATGATCACCGGGATAGGGCCACTGGTCCAAGTTGGAGACActgaaatggatcttgttcatTGGATGCAACAATCTATTGAAGAGAAGAAACCATTAGGCGATGTCTTGGATCCACACTTGGCTCATGATGTTGATAAAGAGGAAGAGATGATTTCCGTTTTGAAAATCGCAATGGCATGCACGCAGGGCAGCCCCGAAAAGAGACCTTCGACGAGGCACGTTTCGGATGCAATGGAAAGAATTCCCATTTCCTcggattga